One part of the Populus alba chromosome 18, ASM523922v2, whole genome shotgun sequence genome encodes these proteins:
- the LOC118051661 gene encoding uncharacterized protein — MLKAWKWYQHCLSSHPVKTQIVSSGTLWGIGDIGAQYITHSTATSLLPKSQNEGAEFKINWKRVAITSMFGFGFVGPVGHFWYEGLDRFIRLRFLLQPKSPRFVATKVAADGIIFGPFDLFVFFTYMGFSTGKNVAQVKEDVKRDFLPALILEGGVWPIFQVVNFRYVPVRYQLLYVNVFCLIDSAFLSWIEQQKDAPWKQWFTSFQPLKERGGR; from the exons ATGCTGAAGGCATGGAAATGGTACCAGCACTGTCTATCTTCTCATCCAGTGAAGACCCAAATTGTCAGTTCTGGAACGCTTTGGGGCATTGGTGACATTGGTGCTCAATACATCACTCACTCTACGGCCACCAGCCTTCTTCCAAAATCT CAGAATGAGGGTGcagaatttaaaatcaattggaAACGTGTAGCTATCACAAGCATGTTTGGCTTTGGCTTTGTAGGTCCTGTTGGCCATTTCTG GTATGAAGGCTTAGACAGGTTTATAAGGCTGAGATTTCTACTGCAACCGAAGTCACCTCGATTTGTCGCCACTAAAGTGGCTGCTGATGGCATAATTTTTGGCCCCTTCGATTTGTTTGTGTTCTTCACTTACATGGGTTTTTCCACGGGGAAGAATGTTGCTCAGGTGAAGGAAGATGTGAAGAGGGACTTCCTCCCAGCCTTGATCTTGGAGGGTGGCGTGTGGCCAATATTTCAAGTTGTGAATTTTCGGTATGTGCCTGTCAGGTACCAACTCCTCTACGTCAATGTGTTCTGCTTGATAGACAGTGCTTTCTTATCCTGGATTGAGCAGCAAAAGGATGCTCCATGGAAGCAGTGGTTCACATCTTTTCAGCCTTTGAAGGAACGAGGAGGGAGGTGA